The following proteins come from a genomic window of Gossypium raimondii isolate GPD5lz chromosome 5, ASM2569854v1, whole genome shotgun sequence:
- the LOC105770594 gene encoding uncharacterized protein LOC105770594 isoform X1, whose product MFDFLLKPNFYTKCKSAIKMIKLRLETIKKKRNAVEKYLKNDVADLLKNGLDENAYGRASGLLMEQKRTACYDFIEQFCECISKNLSVMQKQSECPEECREAVPSLLYAAARFADLPELRDLRTIFTEKYGNSLDSYLNQEFVQKLKAEPPTKDTKLQLMHDIAQEFSFEWDSKALEQKLFKPPPLEQNNADDDRYNLYRSKNNTFEKSNNEDENGLSNLHRYRRQKGNEADLTSRGRMEDTDDKFKQNSSSEDEVTDQDIPKGSSATDESVSEDGIENRKPFYYRFIPPPYVRPALGKDKSITEDPMAPNDNTENENNNKWNEPVAESKPEPRSVWRRPLRPPPGSKGLSGFGNNVAANMSRTSTQMEGSDMRDEEEKRMDELLVHYSKKKSPFEWVSRWKTAILAPPPGKQESEGTSKAPGLRSTKSNPISLPGRVASFSKETTSSTERAGRHTRAASDGFAGHVHPKLPDYDDLATRLAALRRQ is encoded by the exons ATGTTTGACTTCTTGTTGAAGCCGAATTTCTATACAAAATG CAAATCGGCTATAAAGATGATTAAGTTGAGACTGGAGACtataaagaagaagagaaatgcgGTGGAAAAGTATCTGAAGAATGATGTTGCTGACCTTCTCAAGAACGGTCTTGATGAAAATGCTTACGGCAGG GCTTCAGGTCTTCTGATGGAGCAAAAGAGAACAGCTTGTTACGATTTCATAGAGCAGTTTTGTGAGTGCATCTCAAAGAATCTCTCAGTCATGCAAAAGCAGAG TGAGTGTCCAGAGGAATGCAGAGAAGCTGTCCCTTCTCTACTATACGCAGCAGCCAGATTCGCTGATTTGCCAGAACTACGTGATCTCCGAACTATATTTACTGAGAAATATGGAAATTCCCTAGATTCTTACTTAAACCAAGAG TTTGTGCAGAAGCTAAAGGCAGAGCCTCCCACAAAGGATACAAAGCTTCAACTGATGCATGACATAGCACAAGAGTTCTCTTTTGAATGGGACTCCAAGGCTTTGGAACAGAAGCTGTTTAAACCACCTCCATTAGAGCAA AACAATGCTGATGATGATAGATACAATTTGTATAGAAGCAAGAACAACACGTTTGAGAAAAGCAACAATGAAGATGAGAATGGATTGAGCAACTTGCATAGGTACAGGAGGCAAAAGGGAAATGAAGCAGACCTTACTTCTCGTGGGAGAATGGAGGATACTGATGATAAATTCAAGCAGAATAGCAGCAGTGAAGATGAAGTTACTGATCAAGATATCCCAAAGGGTAGTTCTGCCACGGATGAAAGTGTTTCTGAGGATGGTATAGAAAACAGGAAGCCCTTTTATTACAGGTTTATTCCTCCTCCCTATGTCAGGCCCGCCCTGGGTAAAGACAAAAGCATCACAGAGGACCCCATGGCACCGAATGATAATACCGAGAATGAGAATAACAATAAATGGAATGAACCTGTTGCTGAAAGTAAGCCAGAACCAAGATCTGTTTGGAGGAGACCTTTGAGGCCACCACCGGGTTCCAAAGGTTTAAGTGGCTTTGGAAACAATGTAGCTGCAAATATGAGTCGGACATCCACACAAATGGAAGGTAGCGATATGAGggatgaagaagaaaagaggaTGGATGAGCTTTTGGTGCATTATAGTAAGAAGAAGTCGCCTTTCGAATGGGTGAGCAGATGGAAGACAGCAATTCTAGCACCTCCTCCTGGAAAACAAGAATCCGAAGGCACAAGTAAAGCTCCAGGCTTACGAAGCACTAAATCCAACCCCATTTCACTTCCAGGCAGAGTTGCATCTTTTTCCAAAGAAACAACAAGTTCTACTGAGAGAGCAGGAAGACACACCCGAGCTGCCTCAGATGGGTTTGCTGGGCATGTGCATCCTAAGCTACCGGATTATGATGATTTGGCAACTCGCCTTGCAGCTCTAAGGCGgcaatga
- the LOC105770594 gene encoding uncharacterized protein LOC105770594 isoform X2, whose protein sequence is MFDFLLKPNFYTKCKSAIKMIKLRLETIKKKRNAVEKYLKNDVADLLKNGLDENAYGRASGLLMEQKRTACYDFIEQFCECISKNLSVMQKQSECPEECREAVPSLLYAAARFADLPELRDLRTIFTEKYGNSLDSYLNQEKLKAEPPTKDTKLQLMHDIAQEFSFEWDSKALEQKLFKPPPLEQNNADDDRYNLYRSKNNTFEKSNNEDENGLSNLHRYRRQKGNEADLTSRGRMEDTDDKFKQNSSSEDEVTDQDIPKGSSATDESVSEDGIENRKPFYYRFIPPPYVRPALGKDKSITEDPMAPNDNTENENNNKWNEPVAESKPEPRSVWRRPLRPPPGSKGLSGFGNNVAANMSRTSTQMEGSDMRDEEEKRMDELLVHYSKKKSPFEWVSRWKTAILAPPPGKQESEGTSKAPGLRSTKSNPISLPGRVASFSKETTSSTERAGRHTRAASDGFAGHVHPKLPDYDDLATRLAALRRQ, encoded by the exons ATGTTTGACTTCTTGTTGAAGCCGAATTTCTATACAAAATG CAAATCGGCTATAAAGATGATTAAGTTGAGACTGGAGACtataaagaagaagagaaatgcgGTGGAAAAGTATCTGAAGAATGATGTTGCTGACCTTCTCAAGAACGGTCTTGATGAAAATGCTTACGGCAGG GCTTCAGGTCTTCTGATGGAGCAAAAGAGAACAGCTTGTTACGATTTCATAGAGCAGTTTTGTGAGTGCATCTCAAAGAATCTCTCAGTCATGCAAAAGCAGAG TGAGTGTCCAGAGGAATGCAGAGAAGCTGTCCCTTCTCTACTATACGCAGCAGCCAGATTCGCTGATTTGCCAGAACTACGTGATCTCCGAACTATATTTACTGAGAAATATGGAAATTCCCTAGATTCTTACTTAAACCAAGAG AAGCTAAAGGCAGAGCCTCCCACAAAGGATACAAAGCTTCAACTGATGCATGACATAGCACAAGAGTTCTCTTTTGAATGGGACTCCAAGGCTTTGGAACAGAAGCTGTTTAAACCACCTCCATTAGAGCAA AACAATGCTGATGATGATAGATACAATTTGTATAGAAGCAAGAACAACACGTTTGAGAAAAGCAACAATGAAGATGAGAATGGATTGAGCAACTTGCATAGGTACAGGAGGCAAAAGGGAAATGAAGCAGACCTTACTTCTCGTGGGAGAATGGAGGATACTGATGATAAATTCAAGCAGAATAGCAGCAGTGAAGATGAAGTTACTGATCAAGATATCCCAAAGGGTAGTTCTGCCACGGATGAAAGTGTTTCTGAGGATGGTATAGAAAACAGGAAGCCCTTTTATTACAGGTTTATTCCTCCTCCCTATGTCAGGCCCGCCCTGGGTAAAGACAAAAGCATCACAGAGGACCCCATGGCACCGAATGATAATACCGAGAATGAGAATAACAATAAATGGAATGAACCTGTTGCTGAAAGTAAGCCAGAACCAAGATCTGTTTGGAGGAGACCTTTGAGGCCACCACCGGGTTCCAAAGGTTTAAGTGGCTTTGGAAACAATGTAGCTGCAAATATGAGTCGGACATCCACACAAATGGAAGGTAGCGATATGAGggatgaagaagaaaagaggaTGGATGAGCTTTTGGTGCATTATAGTAAGAAGAAGTCGCCTTTCGAATGGGTGAGCAGATGGAAGACAGCAATTCTAGCACCTCCTCCTGGAAAACAAGAATCCGAAGGCACAAGTAAAGCTCCAGGCTTACGAAGCACTAAATCCAACCCCATTTCACTTCCAGGCAGAGTTGCATCTTTTTCCAAAGAAACAACAAGTTCTACTGAGAGAGCAGGAAGACACACCCGAGCTGCCTCAGATGGGTTTGCTGGGCATGTGCATCCTAAGCTACCGGATTATGATGATTTGGCAACTCGCCTTGCAGCTCTAAGGCGgcaatga